From a region of the Geitlerinema sp. PCC 9228 genome:
- a CDS encoding DNA methyltransferase, with protein sequence MGFDYETSKQTNQHREWLGFLQPVGLVETTLQPVFQKLGEKPTPEQLLSLKVCDFAMGSGAFLVEACRQIAGRLVEAWERNDAISPDTEEPVFIARRLVAQQCIYGVDQNLFAVNLAKLSLWLFTLASDRSFTFLDHALKPGDSLVGLTRKEIGAFSQDPKADLPLMKMLQNIDQVKNYRMEIQSADTRSDEDDTRKRQQLDLAESQLEQVRLNADVAVAAFFDAEKKTKTAKKEKSQEYKEILNNNDESKVKNISQRLREGEKGVQVFNWEVEFPEVFDRDNPGFDAIVGNPPFAGKNTAIAAHAPGYMDWLKVVHPESHGNSDLVAHFFRRAFVLLREEGALGLIATNTIAQGDTRSTGLRFICNNGGVIYNAKRRYKWPGLAAVVVSLIHIFKPKSNQS encoded by the coding sequence ATGGGTTTTGACTACGAAACCTCAAAACAGACGAACCAACATCGGGAATGGTTGGGATTTTTGCAGCCAGTGGGGTTGGTAGAAACAACCCTGCAACCGGTTTTCCAAAAGTTGGGGGAAAAACCCACGCCAGAACAACTGTTAAGTTTGAAAGTGTGTGACTTTGCCATGGGCAGTGGGGCATTTTTGGTGGAAGCTTGCCGGCAAATTGCCGGCCGTTTGGTGGAAGCTTGGGAACGAAACGATGCCATTTCCCCGGATACGGAAGAACCGGTGTTTATTGCGCGGCGGTTGGTGGCGCAACAGTGTATTTATGGGGTGGATCAAAACCTCTTTGCTGTTAATTTGGCCAAGCTATCCCTATGGTTATTTACTTTAGCAAGCGATCGCTCTTTTACGTTTCTCGACCATGCGTTGAAACCTGGCGATTCCCTGGTGGGATTAACCCGCAAGGAAATTGGTGCGTTTAGCCAAGACCCCAAGGCCGATTTACCGTTGATGAAAATGTTACAGAATATCGACCAGGTGAAGAACTATCGCATGGAAATTCAATCCGCCGATACTCGCAGCGATGAAGACGATACGCGCAAGCGGCAGCAATTGGATTTAGCAGAAAGTCAGTTGGAACAAGTACGCTTGAATGCCGATGTGGCGGTGGCTGCATTTTTTGATGCGGAAAAGAAAACCAAAACGGCTAAAAAAGAGAAAAGCCAGGAATACAAGGAAATTTTGAACAATAATGATGAAAGCAAGGTAAAAAACATTTCCCAGCGGTTGCGAGAAGGGGAAAAAGGCGTACAAGTTTTCAATTGGGAGGTTGAGTTTCCCGAAGTATTCGACCGCGACAATCCCGGATTTGATGCCATTGTGGGCAATCCTCCGTTTGCGGGGAAAAATACCGCCATTGCTGCCCATGCCCCAGGGTATATGGATTGGTTAAAAGTGGTTCATCCCGAATCCCATGGCAATTCCGATTTGGTCGCCCATTTTTTCCGCCGGGCATTTGTCTTACTTAGAGAAGAAGGCGCTTTGGGATTAATTGCTACCAATACCATTGCCCAAGGCGATACGCGCAGTACCGGTTTGCGATTTATTTGCAACAATGGCGGGGTGATTTACAATGCCAAACGACGGTATAAATGGCCGGGTCTGGCGGCGGTGGTTGTTAGTTTGATACATATTTTTAAGCCAAAGTCCAACCAGTCTTAA
- a CDS encoding ParA family protein produces the protein MNPPIVTFLNNKGGVGKTSLVYHLAWMYFDLGLKVVAADLDPQANLTAAFIDEERLEEVWEGNSDRNTVFRCVQPLLKGIGDIAAPKLENLEKIEDGLYLFIGDLQLSGFEDELSSQWSACLDGKERPFRVISAFWRLLTQAATDSEADIVLVDLGPNLGAINRAALIAADYMVVPLSPDLFSLQGLKNLGPTVVRWRKEWQERIPKNPATDFSLPTGQMQPIGYIILQHGVRFDRPVKAFQRWIEQIPTTYHTEVLQESPESLVPASNSSTDVNRLALIKHYQSLMPMAQESRKPIFHLKPADGAIGAHLSAVRNVYFDFKELAEKIATKIELPLPSLET, from the coding sequence ATGAACCCACCCATCGTTACTTTTTTAAACAATAAAGGGGGCGTAGGCAAAACATCTTTGGTCTATCATCTCGCTTGGATGTATTTCGACCTGGGACTAAAAGTAGTCGCCGCCGATTTGGATCCCCAAGCCAACTTGACCGCTGCTTTTATAGATGAAGAGCGTTTGGAGGAAGTTTGGGAAGGAAATAGCGATCGCAATACGGTCTTTCGATGCGTTCAACCCTTATTAAAAGGAATCGGCGATATTGCTGCCCCCAAATTAGAAAACTTAGAAAAAATCGAAGATGGCTTGTATCTTTTCATTGGCGATTTGCAACTGTCGGGATTTGAAGATGAATTATCTTCTCAATGGTCTGCTTGTTTGGATGGAAAGGAAAGACCCTTTCGCGTCATTTCCGCTTTTTGGCGATTGCTAACCCAAGCTGCTACTGACAGCGAAGCCGATATCGTGTTGGTCGATTTGGGTCCAAATTTAGGGGCTATCAACCGCGCTGCTTTAATTGCCGCCGACTATATGGTTGTTCCCCTGTCTCCCGACCTTTTTTCCTTACAAGGCTTGAAAAATTTAGGACCCACCGTCGTGCGCTGGCGTAAAGAATGGCAAGAACGAATTCCCAAAAATCCAGCCACTGATTTCAGTTTGCCCACCGGTCAAATGCAGCCCATTGGCTACATTATCCTCCAGCATGGCGTTCGATTCGATCGCCCCGTGAAAGCCTTTCAACGATGGATCGAGCAAATTCCTACAACATACCACACAGAAGTCCTACAAGAATCACCCGAATCCCTTGTACCTGCATCTAATTCCTCCACCGATGTCAATCGTTTGGCATTAATCAAGCACTATCAAAGTTTGATGCCCATGGCGCAGGAATCTCGCAAACCAATCTTTCATCTGAAACCTGCTGATGGGGCGATTGGCGCTCATCTGTCAGCGGTCAGAAACGTCTATTTTGACTTTAAAGAATTAGCCGAGAAAATTGCGACAAAAATTGAACTGCCACTGCCATCGTTGGAAACATAA
- a CDS encoding ATP-binding protein, with the protein MDWQELAELFRDLESDRVERKASAADGKKIRQAICAFANDLPNHQKPGVLFIGVNDDGSCANLSISDRLLTELAGIRSEGKILPMPVLRVEKHTFDGCEVAVIVVQPSDAPPVRFEGRTFIRVGPRRAIATLEEERRLNEKRRAGDLPFDLRPLPSASTDDLDLDIFQREYLHSALAPEILEENQRSIEQQLVSLRFCTPPPEFSPTNLGILVAGKQPRQLVPGFYIQFVRFDGKELTDPIRDQKEIDGSLIDLLRYMDEVLQANISTASDITTQPLEIKKPDYPIVALQQLIRNAIMHRSYEQTNAPVRVYWFSDRIEIHNPGGLFGQVNRQNFYQGVTDYRNPHLAEAMKNLGYVQRFGVGIPIAQKQLEKNGNPPAEFDIQDSYLSVTVRRAA; encoded by the coding sequence ATGGATTGGCAGGAACTCGCAGAACTTTTTCGGGATTTGGAATCCGACCGAGTGGAACGAAAGGCATCTGCTGCGGATGGCAAAAAAATCAGACAAGCCATTTGTGCTTTTGCCAACGACCTTCCCAATCACCAAAAGCCTGGCGTTCTTTTTATCGGCGTCAACGACGATGGCAGTTGTGCTAATCTATCAATTAGCGATCGCCTTTTAACAGAACTGGCTGGTATCCGTTCTGAAGGAAAAATTTTGCCGATGCCTGTTTTGCGGGTGGAGAAACATACGTTTGATGGGTGTGAAGTTGCTGTGATTGTGGTACAACCATCCGATGCGCCTCCCGTACGATTTGAAGGACGAACTTTTATTCGAGTTGGACCCAGACGTGCGATCGCTACACTAGAAGAAGAACGTCGCTTGAACGAAAAAAGACGTGCTGGTGATTTACCTTTCGATTTACGTCCTTTGCCTTCCGCTTCCACAGACGATCTGGACTTAGATATTTTCCAACGCGAATATTTACATTCCGCCTTAGCGCCGGAGATTTTAGAAGAAAACCAGCGTTCGATTGAACAGCAACTGGTTTCCCTGCGTTTTTGTACGCCGCCACCAGAATTCTCCCCCACAAATTTAGGGATTCTCGTCGCTGGCAAGCAACCCAGACAGTTGGTTCCGGGATTTTACATTCAATTTGTTCGCTTTGATGGCAAAGAATTAACCGACCCCATTCGCGACCAAAAGGAAATTGATGGTTCTCTCATCGATTTGCTGCGTTACATGGATGAAGTGCTACAAGCCAATATTTCCACAGCATCGGATATCACCACACAACCATTAGAAATCAAAAAGCCGGATTATCCCATTGTGGCGTTACAGCAACTCATCCGAAATGCCATTATGCACCGCTCTTACGAACAAACCAACGCTCCCGTAAGGGTGTATTGGTTCAGCGATCGCATTGAGATCCACAATCCAGGAGGATTGTTCGGACAAGTAAACCGCCAAAATTTTTATCAAGGAGTGACCGATTATCGCAACCCTCACTTAGCCGAAGCCATGAAAAACCTAGGCTACGTCCAACGTTTTGGCGTTGGCATTCCCATAGCTCAAAAACAACTAGAAAAAAATGGGAATCCTCCCGCCGAATTTGACATTCAAGATTCTTATTTATCGGTAACCGTCAGGAGGGCAGCATGA
- a CDS encoding sulfite exporter TauE/SafE family protein, translated as MSLEFWFTFPISVLIATIAMASGVEGATFFTPLFILGLGLPTEVAIGTGLITEVFGFSSGLYAYIRKGLIDYNLGKMLLVVSIPVTLLGTWVAKFIPDDVLKAILGVGLFAIASSFLRTPEPESETVAQIDRDIFQQQDKEPQTCITANTGETFCYTVANRTEGRFLIGIGSLFLGMVSTGLGELNGFFLIQRCRVPSKVAVATSVFIVAITALTASISHVVEFVNAGGDNLNTVLSLVIFTAPGVLIGAQLGSLVANRLSQQLLERSMGILFVLVGTLILGEIAWRNATSMQATVEPLLRLVGVTFSKVMLG; from the coding sequence ATGAGTTTAGAGTTCTGGTTCACATTTCCTATTTCCGTTCTCATTGCCACCATCGCCATGGCATCCGGCGTAGAAGGCGCTACCTTTTTCACGCCTTTGTTTATTTTGGGATTGGGATTGCCAACCGAAGTGGCTATCGGTACGGGATTGATTACAGAAGTATTTGGCTTTTCTAGCGGCTTGTATGCCTATATTCGCAAAGGCTTAATCGACTACAATCTCGGTAAAATGTTGCTGGTGGTCAGTATTCCGGTTACCCTACTGGGAACGTGGGTGGCGAAATTCATTCCCGACGATGTTTTAAAAGCGATTTTGGGTGTAGGATTGTTTGCGATCGCGTCTAGTTTTCTGCGAACCCCAGAACCAGAATCGGAAACCGTCGCACAAATCGACCGCGATATTTTCCAGCAACAAGACAAAGAACCGCAAACCTGTATCACTGCCAATACCGGCGAAACTTTCTGCTACACCGTCGCCAATCGTACGGAAGGACGTTTTCTCATTGGCATTGGGTCTTTGTTTCTGGGTATGGTTTCCACAGGATTGGGAGAGTTAAATGGTTTTTTCCTGATTCAGCGTTGTCGGGTTCCCAGTAAAGTTGCCGTTGCCACCAGCGTTTTTATCGTAGCGATTACGGCGCTCACAGCTTCCATCAGTCACGTGGTAGAATTCGTCAATGCCGGTGGTGACAACTTAAACACGGTGCTGAGTTTGGTGATTTTCACTGCGCCTGGGGTGTTGATTGGCGCGCAGCTGGGTTCGTTGGTTGCCAATCGTCTCTCGCAACAGCTTTTGGAACGCAGCATGGGAATTTTGTTTGTTTTGGTCGGTACCCTCATTTTGGGTGAAATTGCCTGGCGCAATGCCACATCCATGCAAGCAACCGTGGAACCGCTTTTACGATTGGTTGGGGTGACGTTCTCAAAAGTTATGCTTGGTTAG
- a CDS encoding ferredoxin family protein has protein sequence MSHTIATDICEGVADCVEACPVACIHPGPGKNAKGTDWYWIDFDTCIDCGICLQVCPVEGAILPDERPDLQKTPQ, from the coding sequence GTGTCTCATACCATCGCTACTGACATTTGCGAAGGGGTCGCCGATTGCGTAGAAGCCTGTCCTGTTGCCTGCATTCATCCCGGTCCTGGGAAAAATGCTAAGGGTACGGATTGGTATTGGATCGACTTCGATACTTGCATTGACTGCGGTATCTGCTTGCAAGTATGTCCCGTAGAAGGGGCCATTCTCCCTGACGAACGGCCGGATTTGCAGAAAACCCCGCAGTAG
- a CDS encoding cupin domain-containing protein codes for MAELTSSKQSFNTPLQEIIEYPESGILSKVIVKDQNCQHTLFCLGEGSDLEEHTSTRNATITVIEGNGQLTLEGRDITLQPGVFVFMPANAPHALKATSNLAFLLTLSEPSQ; via the coding sequence ATGGCGGAACTTACTTCATCGAAGCAATCTTTCAACACGCCGCTACAGGAAATTATTGAATATCCGGAAAGCGGCATTCTCAGCAAGGTCATTGTCAAAGACCAAAATTGCCAGCACACGCTATTTTGTTTGGGAGAAGGAAGCGACCTAGAGGAACACACTTCTACCCGCAACGCCACAATTACTGTCATTGAAGGCAACGGCCAGCTCACTTTGGAAGGTCGCGATATTACCCTGCAACCGGGGGTTTTTGTTTTTATGCCAGCCAATGCGCCTCACGCACTGAAGGCAACGTCGAATTTAGCCTTTTTGCTGACTTTATCGGAACCATCTCAATAA
- a CDS encoding Crp/Fnr family transcriptional regulator — protein MNPSLEQLRRIRFFADLSPSDLQNLQSHTRLHTYQKGEIVMHEGDRLPPCLHILEQGQLHIKKISPKGKESWVRTISSGEIFAAPAVFGDRMAPATAIVAIKSQLLLIPKATLLATIRSQPDIAWQLLEEFNQRLQQLHNTVHGLISEPAIVRLARLLLCEACLYGTQTTQTGDQLQIQLSYYQMARRIGITYEECARLVKSISHIITYQRGGKIHIKDWQALQGLAEDENATIDGSE, from the coding sequence ATGAATCCTTCCCTCGAACAGTTGAGGCGCATCCGGTTTTTTGCCGACCTTTCGCCGAGCGATTTGCAGAACTTGCAATCCCATACGCGCTTGCATACCTATCAAAAAGGGGAAATTGTTATGCATGAGGGCGATCGCCTGCCACCTTGCTTGCATATTTTAGAGCAAGGTCAATTGCACATCAAGAAAATCTCTCCCAAAGGTAAGGAAAGTTGGGTGCGTACGATTTCCAGTGGAGAAATATTTGCTGCTCCTGCGGTTTTTGGCGATCGCATGGCACCGGCTACCGCCATTGTTGCTATTAAATCGCAATTGTTGCTCATTCCCAAAGCAACCTTATTGGCAACCATTCGCAGCCAACCAGACATAGCTTGGCAACTTTTGGAAGAATTCAACCAACGCTTGCAGCAACTGCACAATACCGTCCACGGATTGATTTCCGAACCAGCCATCGTGCGTTTGGCGCGTTTGTTGCTTTGCGAGGCTTGTTTGTACGGTACCCAAACCACCCAAACCGGCGACCAACTACAAATTCAACTGTCCTACTATCAAATGGCGCGTCGCATTGGCATTACTTACGAAGAATGCGCACGATTGGTGAAAAGCATTTCCCATATCATTACCTACCAGCGTGGCGGCAAAATTCATATCAAAGACTGGCAAGCGCTACAAGGGTTGGCGGAAGACGAAAATGCTACAATTGATGGCAGCGAATAG
- a CDS encoding HPP family protein, with amino-acid sequence MRYNSSQTKVRGKSKGGIFQRWRSFFAQLSGAALHQPRFPIQQVAFSYISSFIGIAALAYLSVNTEYPLIAAPFGATAVLAYGVPSSPLAQPRNIIGGNFMGAISGIVAFQLFGDAPWVMALAVATAIKLMQLTKTVHPPGGAVALVSVMSHATWTFLGTPILVGSIIIVLWTYAFCKIVPGRPYPRHWF; translated from the coding sequence ATGAGATATAACTCAAGTCAGACAAAAGTTCGCGGTAAAAGCAAAGGAGGCATTTTCCAACGGTGGAGAAGCTTTTTTGCCCAACTTTCTGGTGCGGCTCTCCACCAACCCAGATTTCCCATCCAACAGGTTGCTTTCTCTTATATCAGTAGTTTTATCGGAATTGCTGCCTTAGCTTATCTGAGCGTGAATACTGAGTATCCGCTGATTGCAGCACCTTTCGGTGCCACCGCCGTCCTGGCTTATGGCGTTCCCAGCAGTCCCCTGGCACAGCCGCGCAACATTATTGGCGGCAATTTCATGGGAGCTATCTCCGGTATTGTTGCTTTCCAGTTATTTGGCGATGCGCCTTGGGTGATGGCGCTGGCTGTGGCTACCGCTATTAAATTAATGCAGCTCACCAAAACCGTTCATCCTCCGGGTGGTGCTGTGGCTTTGGTAAGTGTTATGAGCCATGCCACTTGGACGTTTTTGGGAACGCCAATTTTGGTGGGATCGATTATTATCGTGTTGTGGACCTATGCATTCTGTAAAATTGTCCCGGGAAGACCTTATCCCAGACATTGGTTTTAA
- a CDS encoding class I SAM-dependent methyltransferase — protein MSAAVDLSKAPGHEVLAAAGKTMLRPGGKAATEQLLAWGNMQPGQTVLELASSFGYTAIALAQRFGVRVVGIEKNPDSVARARANIAAAGLEEQVSVVEGSIFHLDEIEQQFDFVIAEAIVTMQSSPAKRKLLTGICDRLQPGGTFLSHELLANSEYEEIHRALSQTIRTNSQPLSETDWMNLFSEAGLTVQQHQTGSMGLLDPRQLVRDEGIGSTAKILWNVASRPVLRRRILQMRRVFSQYRHELGYIVIRATKPQS, from the coding sequence ATGAGTGCCGCCGTCGATTTATCAAAAGCGCCAGGCCACGAAGTTTTGGCAGCCGCTGGCAAAACCATGCTCCGACCCGGGGGTAAAGCGGCTACCGAGCAATTGCTAGCCTGGGGTAATATGCAGCCAGGACAAACGGTTTTGGAGCTGGCCTCTAGTTTTGGATATACCGCGATCGCACTGGCACAGCGTTTTGGGGTCCGCGTGGTGGGAATTGAGAAAAATCCCGACAGCGTGGCGCGCGCTCGTGCCAACATTGCCGCAGCGGGTCTGGAAGAGCAGGTCAGCGTGGTGGAAGGCAGTATTTTTCATTTGGACGAAATCGAACAGCAATTCGACTTTGTCATTGCCGAAGCCATTGTTACCATGCAGTCTTCCCCCGCCAAACGAAAATTATTGACAGGTATTTGCGATCGCCTCCAACCCGGCGGCACGTTTCTCTCCCACGAGTTGCTAGCGAATTCCGAATACGAAGAAATCCATCGCGCTTTATCCCAAACCATCCGCACCAACTCCCAACCCCTATCGGAAACCGACTGGATGAACCTATTTTCCGAAGCTGGTTTGACCGTACAGCAACATCAAACCGGTTCCATGGGATTGCTCGACCCCAGGCAACTGGTGCGCGATGAAGGCATTGGTTCCACAGCCAAGATTTTGTGGAATGTTGCTAGCCGACCCGTTCTCCGACGGCGGATTTTGCAAATGCGGCGGGTCTTTTCTCAATACCGTCACGAACTGGGATATATCGTCATTCGCGCCACGAAACCTCAGTCCTAA
- a CDS encoding nitric-oxide reductase large subunit, whose translation MANSTSITATAEPKRQGLSLPAWLVFVCIVTFTVLLTAGAAIWKNAPPIPASIQSPAEETILSGEQIQQGQKTYLGRGGQHIGSIWGHGSYVAPDWTADVLHRWGLATAGVLYQNDPQFTQEDLESLPAAERASLQTRVREQFKANRYDEDTENLLLTNSQAQGLKQVFRDYQELLANGSADYAIPRDWFSNRDQIRNVTAFFTWTAWAASANRPGAPFSYTANWPHDELIGNEAPGQFVIWSIVSVIVLIGSIGGFLFLYLVQEGDEVQPVAERPAIRLATPSQKATSLFFGVAIALFLIQIGMGMVTAHYAVEGDGFYGVPLDRFLPYAASRTWHLQLAVFWIATCWLAAGLYFGPRFSKREPKKQVWGTSGLLVALTVVVVGSMIGSLGGVHGMFGSDMSFLFGHQGYEYVELGRVWQLLLIAGMVLWLWLMVRALTPALKREGSRTGLNHFFLYSSITIPVFYAAGLMYTNETPLSVAEYWRWWVVHLWVEGFFEVFATVAIAYLCSQIGFLKKSSALRATYLTTILYLGSGVIGTLHHLYFAGTPAFIAAIGSVFSALEVVPLTLIGFEIVKTLRLSRQAEGFYRWPLRFFLATCFWNLVGAGIFGFLINPPIVLYYSQGLNTTPIHAHSALFGVYGCLALALMLFVLREIVPDRAWNEKLLRFSFWSINGGLVLMLVLSMIPNGFYQLVQSVNHGTWFARSAEVTHSPWIETMVWLRMPGDIMFAIGAAAMAIFTVRALYAVFQQPTETAEFLETAPESEEEVKV comes from the coding sequence ATGGCAAATTCCACAAGTATCACCGCCACAGCAGAGCCAAAACGCCAAGGATTGAGCTTACCCGCTTGGTTGGTTTTTGTTTGTATCGTTACCTTTACCGTCCTGCTAACCGCAGGCGCGGCCATTTGGAAAAACGCACCTCCCATCCCTGCCAGCATTCAATCTCCGGCAGAAGAAACCATCCTCAGCGGCGAGCAAATCCAACAAGGTCAAAAAACCTATCTCGGACGCGGCGGACAGCACATCGGCAGTATTTGGGGACACGGCAGCTACGTGGCTCCCGATTGGACTGCTGATGTCTTGCATCGCTGGGGACTGGCAACCGCTGGCGTGTTGTATCAAAACGACCCCCAGTTCACCCAAGAAGACCTGGAATCCTTGCCAGCCGCCGAACGAGCCAGCTTGCAAACCCGGGTGCGAGAGCAGTTCAAAGCCAATCGTTACGACGAGGACACGGAAAACCTACTGCTGACCAACTCGCAAGCGCAAGGGTTGAAACAAGTTTTTCGTGACTATCAAGAACTGCTTGCCAACGGTTCTGCTGACTATGCCATTCCCAGGGATTGGTTTAGCAATCGCGACCAGATTCGCAATGTGACGGCTTTCTTTACTTGGACCGCTTGGGCCGCTTCTGCCAACCGGCCGGGAGCGCCTTTTTCTTACACGGCGAACTGGCCTCACGACGAACTCATTGGCAACGAAGCGCCGGGTCAGTTCGTTATTTGGTCCATTGTTTCGGTTATCGTTCTAATTGGTTCCATTGGCGGATTTTTGTTCCTGTATTTGGTTCAAGAAGGGGACGAAGTGCAGCCAGTGGCGGAACGTCCTGCCATCCGGTTGGCAACGCCTTCCCAGAAAGCTACCAGTTTGTTTTTCGGAGTCGCGATCGCGCTATTCTTAATACAGATTGGCATGGGAATGGTAACGGCACACTATGCCGTGGAAGGCGATGGCTTTTACGGCGTTCCCTTAGACCGCTTCTTGCCGTATGCCGCTTCCCGTACCTGGCACTTGCAGCTAGCTGTCTTTTGGATTGCCACCTGCTGGCTGGCAGCGGGTCTGTATTTTGGTCCTCGCTTTAGCAAACGGGAACCCAAAAAACAAGTTTGGGGAACCAGTGGCTTACTGGTGGCTTTGACTGTGGTCGTGGTCGGCTCCATGATTGGTTCTTTGGGAGGCGTTCACGGCATGTTCGGCAGCGACATGAGCTTTTTGTTCGGACACCAGGGATATGAATACGTAGAACTGGGTCGCGTTTGGCAATTGTTGCTCATTGCTGGCATGGTCCTGTGGCTGTGGTTGATGGTCCGCGCGCTTACCCCAGCTCTGAAACGGGAAGGCAGCCGCACTGGGTTAAACCATTTCTTCCTGTACAGTTCCATTACCATTCCCGTGTTTTACGCCGCAGGATTGATGTACACCAACGAAACGCCGCTGAGCGTTGCTGAGTATTGGCGTTGGTGGGTGGTGCATTTGTGGGTAGAAGGCTTTTTTGAAGTCTTTGCTACCGTTGCGATCGCTTATTTGTGCAGTCAAATTGGTTTCTTGAAAAAATCTTCCGCTCTACGCGCCACCTACCTCACCACCATTCTCTATTTGGGAAGCGGCGTTATCGGTACCCTGCACCACCTCTATTTCGCAGGAACGCCAGCCTTTATTGCCGCCATTGGCTCGGTTTTCTCGGCGTTGGAAGTGGTTCCCCTAACCTTAATTGGCTTTGAAATTGTGAAAACCCTGCGTTTGTCCCGGCAAGCAGAAGGATTCTATCGCTGGCCGCTGCGTTTCTTCCTGGCGACCTGCTTCTGGAACTTGGTGGGTGCTGGCATCTTCGGTTTCTTAATCAATCCGCCGATTGTCTTGTACTATTCCCAAGGCTTGAACACCACCCCCATTCACGCACACTCGGCTTTGTTTGGGGTCTACGGTTGTCTGGCGTTGGCACTAATGCTGTTCGTATTGCGGGAAATCGTACCCGACCGTGCCTGGAACGAAAAACTGCTGCGTTTCTCGTTCTGGTCGATTAACGGCGGCTTGGTGTTGATGTTGGTACTGTCCATGATTCCCAACGGCTTTTACCAATTGGTGCAGTCGGTCAACCACGGCACTTGGTTTGCACGCAGTGCTGAGGTCACCCATTCTCCATGGATAGAAACTATGGTTTGGTTGCGCATGCCTGGGGATATCATGTTCGCTATCGGCGCTGCGGCAATGGCTATCTTTACGGTTCGGGCCTTGTATGCAGTGTTCCAGCAGCCTACGGAAACCGCTGAGTTTCTAGAAACAGCGCCAGAATCGGAAGAAGAAGTCAAAGTCTAA
- the hisG gene encoding ATP phosphoribosyltransferase, giving the protein MQSSLRLAIPSKGALDSDTRAFLAASGLKVSRPNERQYVGSIPSVPHISVLFQRAPDIFTKVREGSADLGITGYDVVREMGVDHDDVITIRERLGYGKCQLVLAVPDSWLDVNSIEDLADLTLSFKEKGRELRIATKYPNLTRQWLYQKRVIYFSLVEAHGAMEAAPSMGYADAIADVTSTGTTLRENRLKPISGGTMLDSQACLIGNKRLLARDPEKLNTTKLMLELIEAQMEAKKYISISANVQGNSDDEVGKSLMQNQELAGVAGLRGPTVSKVYSGSGENNWYAVTIVVEEKRLMDAVKHLRNAGGQDITVFSPKYVFREKSQNYLEFLEKLDLDGKFEEIARA; this is encoded by the coding sequence ATGCAATCGTCTTTGAGACTAGCCATTCCCAGCAAAGGTGCCTTAGATTCCGACACCAGAGCCTTTTTAGCCGCCTCGGGGTTAAAAGTATCCCGACCCAACGAACGCCAGTACGTCGGCAGCATCCCTTCCGTACCCCATATTTCGGTTTTGTTCCAACGCGCTCCCGATATTTTTACCAAAGTGCGCGAAGGTAGCGCCGATTTGGGAATTACCGGCTACGATGTGGTGCGGGAAATGGGGGTAGACCACGACGATGTGATTACCATCCGCGAGCGTTTGGGATACGGAAAATGCCAGTTGGTGCTGGCGGTTCCCGATAGCTGGTTGGATGTGAACTCCATCGAAGACCTGGCGGACCTAACTTTGTCGTTCAAGGAAAAAGGTCGGGAGTTGCGCATTGCGACCAAATATCCCAATCTCACCCGCCAGTGGTTGTATCAAAAACGGGTGATTTACTTTTCCCTGGTGGAAGCTCACGGTGCCATGGAAGCCGCTCCCAGTATGGGATACGCCGATGCGATCGCGGATGTGACCTCCACCGGCACCACCTTACGGGAAAATCGCCTCAAACCCATTTCCGGCGGCACCATGCTCGACTCGCAAGCTTGTCTGATTGGCAACAAACGATTGCTGGCTCGCGACCCCGAAAAGCTCAACACCACCAAGTTGATGTTGGAGTTAATCGAAGCGCAAATGGAGGCGAAAAAATATATCTCCATCAGCGCCAACGTGCAAGGCAACTCCGACGATGAAGTAGGCAAATCCCTGATGCAAAATCAGGAACTAGCTGGTGTGGCTGGTTTGCGCGGACCGACGGTGTCTAAAGTATATTCTGGCAGTGGCGAAAATAACTGGTATGCCGTCACCATTGTTGTGGAAGAAAAACGGCTCATGGATGCCGTAAAACACTTACGCAATGCTGGCGGTCAGGATATTACTGTTTTCTCTCCCAAGTATGTATTCCGCGAGAAGTCGCAAAATTACTTGGAATTCCTAGAAAAATTGGACCTAGATGGGAAATTTGAGGAAATTGCCAGAGCTTAA